From Pedobacter aquae:
TAGGCTCTCCAAGCATCAGAACCAGATTCTCTACCGCCTCCGGTTTCTTTTTCACCACCAAAAGCACCGCCAATTTCTGCACCAGATGTGCCAATATTTACATTTGCAATACCACAATCAGATCCATTAACGCTTAAAAACAGCTCGGCTTCTCTTAAATTATTCGTCATGATGGCAGATGATAAGCCTTGCGGAACATCATTCTGTATAGCTATAGCTTCATCTAAACTTTTGTATTTCATGATATACAAAATAGGCGCAAAAGTTTCTGTTTTTACGATATCAAAATGAGGTTCTACTTCAGCAATACAAGGTTTAACATAACAACCCGAGGTGTAAACTTCGCCACTTAAAACTCCGCCTTCAACAATAAAATTTCCGCCTTGTGCCTTGCATTTTTCTATAGCAGCTAAATAAAGTGCTACGGCTTGCTTATCTATCAACGGACCAACATGATTTTGCTCATCCAAAGGGTTGCCAATTTTAAGTTGCCCATAGGCTTTAACGAGTTTTTCTTTAAAAGTATGGTAAACACTTTCGTGGATGATTAACCTACGGGTAGAAGTACATCTTTGTCCGGCTGTACCCACAGCACCAAATACTGCCCCTATAAGGCTCATATCTAAATCTGCTTCGGCAGATATGATGATGGCATTATTGCCTCCTAATTCTAATAAATATTTACCCAGTCTAGCAGCAACAGCCTGCGCAACCGCTTTACCCATTCTGGTAGAACCTGTTGCAGATAATAAAGCAATTTTACTATCACGAGCCAGTTTTTCTCCTAAAATGCTATCACCACATAACAAACAAGAAACACCTTCTGGTACTTTATTTTCTTCAAAAACTTTTGAGATAATTTGCTGGCAGGCAATGGCCGTTAAAGGTGTCTTTTCTGATGGTTTCCAAATACAAACATTACCGCAAACCCATGCTAGGACTGCATTCCAAGTCCAAACTGCAACCGGGAAATTAAAAGCCGAGATGATACCTACCGCACCTAAAGGATGCCACTGCTCATACATACGGTGTTGCGGTCTTTCAGAATGCATGGTTAAACCATATAATTGTCTGGATAAGCCAACAGCAAAATCACAAATATCTATCATCTCTTGTACTTCTCCCAAACCTTCTTGCAGGCTTTTTCCCATCTCATAAGAAACTAAAGTGCCTAAAGCACTTTTATGCGCTCTTAAGGCTTCTCCTATTTGTCTTACTATTTCGCCACGTTTGGGTGCTGGCCAATTTCTCCAAATTACAAAAGCCTTTTCTGCTTGTTCAACCGTTTTATCATAAACCTCTTTAGAGGCAAAACTTACTTTGGCAATCTCTTCGCCATCAACTGGTGAGAAAATACTCGTCAGGTTTTCACCGTAAAACCAATGGCTGCCTGTGCTACTCCCTTTGTTTATTTCCTTAATATTTAGCAATTGTAAAATATGCTGAATTTTGTTTTCCATGATGTGCTGTTTGATAAGGATTAAATATCGGGCTAAATTTTTGCATTCTTTAATTAACAATCATAAACTAAAATGTTTAAAAAAATATAGCTCAAAAAAGGCTTTGTATAGCATTAATTATCAATTAATTAAGATAGGAGGTGTCTATTTGTTGAAAAATAAATCCTTTAATTAATATCATAAATTATAATTTGAGAGTAATTATGTTCTGTATACTAGGCATTATCCAATACTGTACAGAAAATTACGTTCTCTATAATATTAACAGTCATGGAAGAAGAAGAATTTGACTTTGAATTTTCTGAGGATCCAAAACAATCCGTAGAGCGTTATGAGGAAATGGTTCGTAACCAGGATCAGTATTTTTTTGATGCCCACGTTTTTGAAAATATCATTGATTACTACATAGAGAAAAACGACCCTGTAAAAGCCTTACAGGTGATAGATTATGCCGTATTGCAGCATCCTTTTGCGGCAATGTTTTTAATTAAACAGGCACAATTGTATGTTTTTACAAATGAAATTGACAAAGCCTTTGCTTCTTTAGACAGAGCAGAGTTATTAGAACCCTCAGAAGGTGATATCTACCTCATTAGAGGAAACATCTACGAAAGCTTAGAACGTCATGAAGATGCTTTAGAAAATCTTTTAAAAGCATTAGAAATGGCCGAATCTAAAGATGAGGTTTTAATGCAAATTGCTTATGTATACCAAAACATGGGCGATTATGATGAGGCTGTAAATTACCTAAAACGCTGTTTAGAAAATAATATGGAAAACCAAGATGCACTTTACGAGTTGGCATTTTGTTATGATGTATTAGATAAACAAGACGAAAGCATACAGTTTTATAAGCAATATATTGATAACGAGCCTTACTCTTTTGCTGCTTGGTACAATTTGGGTAACGCTTACCATAAAATTGGCCTTTTTGAAAAAGCTATTGATGCTTACGATTATGCTATTTTAATTAAAGAAAACTTCTCATCTGCCTACTTTAACAAGGGCAATGCTTTGGTACAATTAGATAAATATGCCGAAGCTATAGAAGTTTATAAGCAAACTTTTGAATACGAACCGCCAAATGCCGATACCTATTGCGCTATTGGCGAATGTTACGAGAAGTTAGAGAAAATGGATGAAGCCCGTTCTTATTACAAAAAAGCTGTTAAAATGGATACCAAACTGGCTGATGCCTGGTATGGTATTGGCGTTACGCTTGATTTTGAAGAACGCTATTTTGAATCGCTACATTTCTATAAAAAAGCCCTTAATTTGGATGATCAAAACCCAGATTTTTGGTTCGCTATGGCTGATGCTTACTACAAGTTAAACAACTTAGAAGAATCTGTAAAGGCTTATGAAAAAGTGGTTGAGCTTAATCCTTTAGATGTAGAAGCTTGGTTAGATTATTCGTCAATAGTTTTTGAACAGAGCAATCTTAAGCTTTGTATCGAAATTATTGCAGAAGGCATTAAAAATAATCCAGATTCTGCCGAGCTTTATTACCGCCTGGTAGCCTATTTATTTGCCGATGGGCAGTATAATGAGGCTTTAACACAGTTGCAACTGGCATTAAATACAGATATAGATAAACATTATTTATTGTTTGAATATCTGCCTCAGCTGCAAGACAACAAGGTTATTATCGATATCATTAACAGATTCTCTAAATAAGATTTCAAGAATTATAAAATCAAAAGCATCTAGTTAATAGAGTTTTGAATTTTTTTTTGAATTTTTGCACCCGAATATGAATTACACACTTAAAAATATTCCTGAGCGTACGCAAAAGCCACGTGAGAAAGGATTAACCATGGTCATGGATAAAGGCTTAAGCCTTCGCCAGGTAGAAGACTTTCTGGAAGTTTCGGGTACACACACAGATATTGTTAAATTAGGATGGGCTACATCTTACGTAACCCCTAATTTAAAGGAGAAATTAAAACTTTATAAAGATGCCGGCATACCTGTTTACTTTGGCGGTACTTTATTTGAAGCTTTTATCGTAAGAGACCAGTTTGATGATTACCGTCGTGTTTTAGAACAATACGGTATGCAGTATGTAGAAGTTTCTGATGGTTCTATAGAAATAGAGCAGGATGAAAAGTGCGAATATATTAGAAAGCTAAGTAAAGATTTTACAGTTATTTCTGAAGTAGGCTCTAAAGATGCTACCAAAATTTTTGCTCCTTATAAATGGATACAACTCATGAAAACCGAAATTGAAGCCGGTTCATGGAAAGTAATTGCAGAAGCAAGAGAAGGTGGTAATGTAGGTATCTACCGCGATTCTGGAGAAGTAAGACAAGGTTTAGTTGATGAAATACTAACTCAAATACCAGAAGAAACCATCATCTGGGAAGCTCCTCAAAAAGCGCAACAAGTTTGGTTTATAGAGTTAATAGGTACTAATGTAAATTTAGGAAATATTGCTCCGGCAGAAGTTATCCCGCTAGAAACCATCAGATTAGGTTTGCGTGGCGATACATTTAGTCATTTTTTGAATAAGAAGTAAAGGATACGGTTTAAATACCGTTCCAGACAGATTGATGAAGAAATTTGGATTAATTGGCTACCCTTTAGGCCACTCTTTTTCTGAGAAATATTTTACAGAAAAATTTGAGAAATTAGGTTTAGCAGAGCATGAGTATAAGCTTTATCCGCTTCAAAATTTAAGTGATTTTCCGGCGCTACTTAAAGACGATAAAGATATTTGTGGGATAAATGTTACCATTCCGCATAAAATAGGCATCATGTATTACCTGGATGAAATAGACCCGGTGGCCAAAGAAGTTGATGCTGTAAATTGTATTAAAGTTACCCATCATCATGCTGTAGGTTCTTTATTTTCTGGCGAGTTATGCACCATGAATGCGCATAAACCAAAATTAAAAGGTTTTAATACCGATGTTTATGGTTTTGAGCAATCTTTAAAACCTATGCTAAAAAGCTACCACAAAAAAGCGCTAGTTTTAGGTAATGGTGGCGCTGCAAGAGCCGTTAAATATGTGCTAGAGAAGTTAAAGATAGATTACACTTTTGTTTCTCGTAAGCCTTATGGCAATATTATTTCTTATCAGGATTTAGGTAAAGAAGTTGTTAAAGAGCATAAAATCATCATCAATACCAGCCCGGTTGGTACGTATCCTCATATAGAAGAAGCGCCGGCTATCCCTTATGATTTTATTGATGATAAGCATTTATTTTACGATTTAATTTACAACCCCCAAGAAACCACCTTCTTAAAAAGAGGTAAAGAAAAAGGGGCTCAAATTAAAAACGGTTATGAAATGTTAGAACTACAAGCAGAGAAATCTTGGGAAATCTGGAATTCTAAATAATTATACCCTATGAGGCTATTAAATGTATGGATTTGTATAAGTTTTGCCGCATTTATACTAGCATGTAATCAGCCTCATTTTAGTCCAAAACCAAGAGGATATTTTAGGATAGAATTTCCTGAAAAGCAATATCAAACTTTTTCCTCAACTGCCCCATTTCAATTTGAGTATCCGGTATACGCCAATATGTATCCTGATAGTTCTAAAAACGCCCAACCAAATTGGTATAATTTAACGTTTCCTACCTTTAATGCTAGGTTGCATATTAGCTATTACCCTATTGTTTCTCAGCAAGAGTTTATACAACTCACAGAAGACTCAAGAAAATTAGCCTTTAAGCATACGGTTAAAGCTACCGGAATAGATGAAGCTTTAATCACCAATAAACAAGATCAAGTTTACGGCATTTATTACACTATAAGCGGTAATACAGCATCAGCCAACCAATTTTTCTTAACAGATAGTAGCCGCCATTATCTTAGGGCAGCTTTGTATTTTAACGAAAAGCCCCAGCAAGACTCTATACAACCCGTGATAGATTTTATCAAAAAAGATATGGATAAAATGATTAAGACTTTTAAGTGGAGATAGAAATTACTTTAACTTTATTAGAAATATTTGATTTCTAAAAGCAAATACAGGAAACTTAAATATCTTTAAAAGACATTAATTTATTTTTATAAAAATGTATTTGTATTATAGATTAAATTTATAGTTTAGCCTTAATAAACTTAATTTTATGAAAAAAATAATTTTTACTCTATTAACAGCGGTTTTAATTACGCTAACATTTAATCAAACTAGGGCTGCTTTTCCTGTAGCACAAAAAACAAACGATGCTTCTAAAATAATCAACACTGTTACTCCAGTAACTGTTGAAGAAAAAGTTGCTAGTACAGAAGCTGTAAAAGAAAACCTTAAAGCAGACACTAAAAAGAAGGTAAAAAAAGAAAAGAAATCTTTTGTTGAACGTGTTATGGCAGCAGGTGGTAAAAGCCAGCTTGTAGCTTTATTACTAGCGTTCTTTGTTGGTGGTTTAGGTATCCATCGTTTTTACCTAGGCTATACTTGGCAAGGCGTTGTTCAACTATTAACTTTAGGTGGTTGTGGTATTTGGTCGTTAATTGATTTTATTAGAATTATTTTAGGAGATCTTCAGCCAAAGAATGGTCCTTATGACAAAACTTTATAAGTTAAAGCATAACAAATATTTTTTAGCCGCTAAGTTAATTTGCTTAGCGGCTTTTCCTTTGTGGCTTATTTCTATTCCTAAAACATCATTTGATGACCATAGTCAAACCTTATGTCTATTTACCTTATTAACTGATATAGAGTGCTACGGTTGTGGCTTAACAAGAGCCTGTATCAGATTAATAAATTTAGATTTTGTAGGCGCTTGGAACTTTAACAAAGTTTCTTTTATAGTTTTCCCTATTTTGTGCTTCTTGCTACTTCAAGAATTCATCGTTACAAGCAAGAAATTTTTAAAGCTTATCAATCTTAAATGAAATCCATAATATCTTTTTTTTAGCTCTTTCCCTTTTCAACACCTTTTCTTATGCTGATAGTATTGAAGAAGAATATCTAGGAACTATAACTGTTAAAGGTATAGGAGACTATACCTATAAATTAAACCTATTAATAAATGGGGAGAAATTACTAGGAACATCAGTAACTAATATTGGTAATAAGGATGAAGCTGTTGTTAACATTTTAGGTTCTGTTAATCAAGAAGGGACAATAAGATTCAAAGAAACCAGTATTATTAAAACAAAAATAAAGGAAGATAAATCTATTATTTGTTTTATTGAGGCTACTTTAAATAGAAAAAATGTTGATGGTATAGATTTTCTAGAGGGTACTTTTACAGGGAGAGATAAAAGAAAAAACATTTGTGGCAGTGGAACTATTAGATTAATAAAAAAGATTTCTAATATTCAACAATTGTCTAACAGCTTTACCATTGCGAATACCACTACCTCTATAGAGAGATTATCAAATCATTTAGTTAACATTATACCATGTACTAGCAATAAAGTAAAAGTTAGAATTTTTGATAATGGTAAATTAGATGGTGATGAACTTAAAGTTATTTACAATAATAAAGTATTAAGAGAAAGAATAAACCTTAACAATGAAGGGAATATTTTTGAGCTAGAGTTAGCTCAAAACACCAATAATTTAATGCAGGTATTTGTTCTAAGTGAAGGAAATTACCCCCAAATACTGCAACTATAGAAGTTACTTCAAATAACCAGGTAAGGGTTTATCAGCTAAACTCTTTATTGAAAACCATGATTAATATCAAATTTGAATTGATAAACTAAAAAAGGGGAAAGAAATTAATCTTCCCCCTTTACTAACCTAACCCAACCAAATTTTAATTATATCCCGGATTTTGTCCGAATTCTTCTGCATTTAATAAAGCATTTAACTCTTCTTGCCTAATTGGGCGTAAGCGGTGGAAAGGTTGTACCTGCGTAATATCAGGGTTTTGTGCTTTTATAAAATCAACAAAAGCTTGTCCGTTATTAGCACCTAACATCCTCTTTAAATCAAACCAACGAAGATGCTCACCTGCCAATTCTCTTGCCCTTTCTTTCAGTATAAAATCCTCATTGATATTTGCAGCGCTGACCTGCATAGCTGATGTTTGGTTAACCGGAGTTTTTCTGGCAGCTCTGGTTCTTAAAACATTGATATAATTTGCGGCAGCACCTGGGTTATTTAACTTCCACTCCGCCTCAGCAGCTATTAAATACATTTCTGCCAAACGCATTACAATAACATCTTTAAAACCTGGCTGCGCATTAGCTGCAGTACGGTCTGGGTCTCTAAATTTCCTGAAATTAACATAATCTGCGCCTGTAATAATAGTTCCATTGGCATTGTAAACGCTATCTCTATCAATAACGATATAAGGTCTTAACCGATGATTAGGCACTACTTTTTTAGTGATTAATAAAGCGGTATCAATACCTGCCCTAATAACTCTTCCAATAACGCTTGGGTGTTTACGATGGGTAGCCGCTAATGATGCCGTCCAAGTAAAATTGGTATTTGCAATCCACATTTCCTGAAAAGAAGCATCGTAACGGCTATCTATATTTTCATTAAAATAATCTAAAAAGCTTAATGTTGGCATCAAACGTCTGCTATTTTCAAAGCCGTACTCTAAACTTTGTACCAAACCTGGTTTGCCATTATAACGAGCTTGAAAAACTTGATATAAACGGTTACCATTAAGATCATAATTAATAGTTTGGTTAGTAGAATTACTTACCACATAAAGCGCTTCCCTATTACGCTTGTTGTTAGCAGGGTTCCACATATCAGCATAATTTGCCCAAAGTTCTACTTCCAAAGCTGCTCTGTTATCAATTACGGCTTTAGCAGCGTCTCTGGCTCTGGTAAAATAGGTTTGAGCTTCTGCACCCGTTGAATAATAAGCTCTTGATAGTAAGGTTCTCGCTAAAAAGCCCATGGCAGATTTCCTGCTTGCTCTACTGTACTCATTCCCCCACGCACTTTGTAAAGGAAGGTTTGCAACTGCAAACTCTAAATCTGAAATCATGAGGTTATAAAAATCTTCAACCGGACTTCTAGTGGCTGTTAGTAATGGTGTTTTAGTTTCCTCTGTACGTAACATCACCCCTCCAAAAGTTTCAAC
This genomic window contains:
- a CDS encoding RagB/SusD family nutrient uptake outer membrane protein; translation: MRTKRYLTLSCLAASITLSISCNKLEEYNPSGATADAVWSTPEGFVTNVNAAYSEQRAWYGREDGIFMSESGTDIWFNRDKNTYAGQLSQYAGLTPLQGNPVRAVWRDLWKAINICNAGINRINNAGFTNQTEKNRREGELRFLRAFYYWHIVETFGGVMLRTEETKTPLLTATRSPVEDFYNLMISDLEFAVANLPLQSAWGNEYSRASRKSAMGFLARTLLSRAYYSTGAEAQTYFTRARDAAKAVIDNRAALEVELWANYADMWNPANNKRNREALYVVSNSTNQTINYDLNGNRLYQVFQARYNGKPGLVQSLEYGFENSRRLMPTLSFLDYFNENIDSRYDASFQEMWIANTNFTWTASLAATHRKHPSVIGRVIRAGIDTALLITKKVVPNHRLRPYIVIDRDSVYNANGTIITGADYVNFRKFRDPDRTAANAQPGFKDVIVMRLAEMYLIAAEAEWKLNNPGAAANYINVLRTRAARKTPVNQTSAMQVSAANINEDFILKERARELAGEHLRWFDLKRMLGANNGQAFVDFIKAQNPDITQVQPFHRLRPIRQEELNALLNAEEFGQNPGYN
- a CDS encoding TM2 domain-containing protein, whose product is MKKIIFTLLTAVLITLTFNQTRAAFPVAQKTNDASKIINTVTPVTVEEKVASTEAVKENLKADTKKKVKKEKKSFVERVMAAGGKSQLVALLLAFFVGGLGIHRFYLGYTWQGVVQLLTLGGCGIWSLIDFIRIILGDLQPKNGPYDKTL
- a CDS encoding shikimate dehydrogenase family protein, producing MKKFGLIGYPLGHSFSEKYFTEKFEKLGLAEHEYKLYPLQNLSDFPALLKDDKDICGINVTIPHKIGIMYYLDEIDPVAKEVDAVNCIKVTHHHAVGSLFSGELCTMNAHKPKLKGFNTDVYGFEQSLKPMLKSYHKKALVLGNGGAARAVKYVLEKLKIDYTFVSRKPYGNIISYQDLGKEVVKEHKIIINTSPVGTYPHIEEAPAIPYDFIDDKHLFYDLIYNPQETTFLKRGKEKGAQIKNGYEMLELQAEKSWEIWNSK
- a CDS encoding phosphosulfolactate synthase — protein: MNYTLKNIPERTQKPREKGLTMVMDKGLSLRQVEDFLEVSGTHTDIVKLGWATSYVTPNLKEKLKLYKDAGIPVYFGGTLFEAFIVRDQFDDYRRVLEQYGMQYVEVSDGSIEIEQDEKCEYIRKLSKDFTVISEVGSKDATKIFAPYKWIQLMKTEIEAGSWKVIAEAREGGNVGIYRDSGEVRQGLVDEILTQIPEETIIWEAPQKAQQVWFIELIGTNVNLGNIAPAEVIPLETIRLGLRGDTFSHFLNKK
- a CDS encoding tetratricopeptide repeat protein; the encoded protein is MEEEEFDFEFSEDPKQSVERYEEMVRNQDQYFFDAHVFENIIDYYIEKNDPVKALQVIDYAVLQHPFAAMFLIKQAQLYVFTNEIDKAFASLDRAELLEPSEGDIYLIRGNIYESLERHEDALENLLKALEMAESKDEVLMQIAYVYQNMGDYDEAVNYLKRCLENNMENQDALYELAFCYDVLDKQDESIQFYKQYIDNEPYSFAAWYNLGNAYHKIGLFEKAIDAYDYAILIKENFSSAYFNKGNALVQLDKYAEAIEVYKQTFEYEPPNADTYCAIGECYEKLEKMDEARSYYKKAVKMDTKLADAWYGIGVTLDFEERYFESLHFYKKALNLDDQNPDFWFAMADAYYKLNNLEESVKAYEKVVELNPLDVEAWLDYSSIVFEQSNLKLCIEIIAEGIKNNPDSAELYYRLVAYLFADGQYNEALTQLQLALNTDIDKHYLLFEYLPQLQDNKVIIDIINRFSK
- the gldD gene encoding gliding motility lipoprotein GldD, yielding MRLLNVWICISFAAFILACNQPHFSPKPRGYFRIEFPEKQYQTFSSTAPFQFEYPVYANMYPDSSKNAQPNWYNLTFPTFNARLHISYYPIVSQQEFIQLTEDSRKLAFKHTVKATGIDEALITNKQDQVYGIYYTISGNTASANQFFLTDSSRHYLRAALYFNEKPQQDSIQPVIDFIKKDMDKMIKTFKWR
- a CDS encoding DUF2752 domain-containing protein, giving the protein MTKLYKLKHNKYFLAAKLICLAAFPLWLISIPKTSFDDHSQTLCLFTLLTDIECYGCGLTRACIRLINLDFVGAWNFNKVSFIVFPILCFLLLQEFIVTSKKFLKLINLK
- the amaB gene encoding L-piperidine-6-carboxylate dehydrogenase — encoded protein: MENKIQHILQLLNIKEINKGSSTGSHWFYGENLTSIFSPVDGEEIAKVSFASKEVYDKTVEQAEKAFVIWRNWPAPKRGEIVRQIGEALRAHKSALGTLVSYEMGKSLQEGLGEVQEMIDICDFAVGLSRQLYGLTMHSERPQHRMYEQWHPLGAVGIISAFNFPVAVWTWNAVLAWVCGNVCIWKPSEKTPLTAIACQQIISKVFEENKVPEGVSCLLCGDSILGEKLARDSKIALLSATGSTRMGKAVAQAVAARLGKYLLELGGNNAIIISAEADLDMSLIGAVFGAVGTAGQRCTSTRRLIIHESVYHTFKEKLVKAYGQLKIGNPLDEQNHVGPLIDKQAVALYLAAIEKCKAQGGNFIVEGGVLSGEVYTSGCYVKPCIAEVEPHFDIVKTETFAPILYIMKYKSLDEAIAIQNDVPQGLSSAIMTNNLREAELFLSVNGSDCGIANVNIGTSGAEIGGAFGGEKETGGGRESGSDAWRAYMRRQTNTINYSTQLPLAQGIKFDI